From Nicotiana tabacum cultivar K326 chromosome 22, ASM71507v2, whole genome shotgun sequence, one genomic window encodes:
- the LOC107785300 gene encoding uncharacterized protein LOC107785300, with amino-acid sequence MAGIEGRPVIEAARPNLANMTQAIVKPEITGHFKPKQYMVTQVGQQARGPMNQNAQYNNTYNPNWRNHPNFSWGGNQNIRPQVNYNHPPQPLQQLEKSLTDMMKKLLLDNQKVMAENQQLRTEFRNLERQFGQMANNKNIRPDGDLPSDTEKNPQINAATLRNGRELVKVPKKKKEQSGFEEERVPQIVEVDERNKIEYEQISERVSPPFPQRLRKKNDDHMFHKFLDMLKQIHLNIALVDMLREVPKYAKYIKDIVANKTRLTEFETDALTEECTSRIQHKLPQKLKDPGSFTIPVRIGEIDVGRALCDLGASINLMPLSVFKQLGLGAPRPTTVLLQLSDRSYDYPEGVIADVLLQIGKFIFPAYFIILDYEVDELVPIILERPLLSTGDAIVKV; translated from the exons atggcaggtatTGAAGGGCGTCCGGTGATAGAAgctgcaaggcccaatcttgctaatatgactcaggcaaTCGTGAAGCCTGAGATCACGGGTCACTTTAAAcccaaacagtacatg GTCACACAAGTGGGGCAACAAGCTAGAGGGCCGATGAATCAAAATGCTCAATATAATAACACATACAATCCtaactggaggaatcatcctaacttctcttggggtggaaatcagaACATCAGGCCTCAAGTGAATTATAATCATCCACCTCAACCTCTACAACAATTAGAAAAGAGTTTGACTGACATGATGAAAAAGCTCTTGCTAGACAATCAGAAAGTTATGGCTGAGAATCAACAATTGCGCACAGAGTTCAgaaatctagagaggcagtttggCCAAATGGCTAACAATAAGAATATTAGACCTGATGGAGATCTCCCAAgtgatacagagaaaaatccTCAAATCAATGCAGCGACGTTGAGAAATGGGAGAGAGTTAGTAAAAGTGCCTAAGAAGAAAAAGGAGCAGTCTGGGTTCGAAGAAGAAAGAGTGCCACAAATTGTAGAGGTAGATGAGAGAAACAAAATAGAGTATGAGCAAATATCAGAGAGGGTGTCACCTCCTTTTCCTCAAAGACTGAGGAAGAAGAATGATGACCACATGTTTCACAAATTTTTAGATATGCTGAAGCAGATACACTTGAACATCGCTTTGGTGGACATGCTCCGTGAGGTTccaaaatatgcaaaatatatTAAGGATATAGTGGCGAATAAGACAAGGTTAACTGAATTTGAGACTgatgcacttactgaggagtgcacttccagGATTCAACATAAGCttccacaaaagcttaaggatccagGTAGTTTTACCATCCCTGTGAGGATTGGTGAAATTGATGTGGGTAgagccttgtgtgatttgggtgcaagtatCAATCTGATGCCGTTGTCAGTGTTCAAACAATTGGGATTAGGAGCTCCGAGACCCACCACGGTGCTACTACAGTTATCTGACAGATCTTATGATTATCCTGAGGGGGTAATTGCGGACGTCTTGCTGCAGATTGGGAAGTTTATTTTCCCTGCATATTTTATCATCCTAGACTACGAGGTTGATGAGTTAGTTCCTATCATCTTGGAACGACCTCTTTTGTCCACTGGAGATGCCATTGTCAAAGTCTGA